In Asterias rubens chromosome 15, eAstRub1.3, whole genome shotgun sequence, a genomic segment contains:
- the LOC117299813 gene encoding branched-chain-amino-acid aminotransferase-like protein 2 isoform X1 produces the protein MSDQTRVLLWTVPRTCSTILLKSLSNIPESQMICEIFSSAIMFGPDRAIPTYIPTEPIYEGIELDGNGLLKLPGSGFMSSICSFEWVKRQLEADYQGKKVIIAKEFANNVNGRYDAIPKGYRHVFLIRNPYKVFPSWKKMLLEFFGRKLTPEDHIFDRLPKELSHPEDAYKEVTELLQHIKESNLDTDPIIIDSDDLLQNPKELLSAVCSRVGIPYSDSLLSWEAGLSIINQWLMSSGIKVNTEKSDTTKNFRNTTCFEKPVHESEIPDLANFPPDVQRCIENSMPYYLKLFEQRLKC, from the coding sequence ATGAGTGATCAAACTCGAGTTCTACTTTGGACCGTACCACGGACCTGCTCCACAATACTTCTCAAGAGCTTGAGCAACATCCCTGAGTCTCAGATgatttgtgaaatattttctaGTGCAATCATGTTTGGCCCTGACAGAGCCATACCAACATATATTCCTACTGAGCCCATCTATGAAGGCATTGAGCTAGATGGCAACGGCTTATTGAAATTACCAGGGTCAGGGTTCATGAGTTCAATCTGCTCCTTTGAGTGGGTCAAGCGACAACTTGAGGCAGACTACCAGGGTAAAAAGGTCATCATTGCTAAAGAGTTTGCCAATAATGTAAATGGGAGATATGACGCCATTCCAAAGGGCTATCGACACGTATTCTTGATCAGAAATCCTTATAAGGTCTTCCCATCCTGGAAGAAAATGTTACTAGAATTCTTTGGCAGAAAGCTCACACCTGAGGACCATATATTCGATCGGTTACCCAAGGAGCTCAGCCACCCTGAAGATGCTTACAAGGAAGTGACTGAACTGTTGCAACACATCAAGGAAAGCAACTTGGATACAGATCCAATCATCATAGACTCTGATGATCTGCTTCAAAATCCCAAAGAGCTACTGTCAGCTGTTTGTTCAAGGGTAGGAATACCTTACAGCGACTCTCTTCTCTCCTGGGAAGCTGGGTTGAGTATTATAAATCAATGGCTGATGAGCAGTGGTATTAAGGTGAATACTGAAAAGTCAGACACCACAAAGAATTTCAGAAATACCACATGTTTCGAAAAGCCAGTTCATGAAAGTGAAATTCCTGATTTGGCAAACTTTCCTCCTGATGTGCAGCGCTGTATTGAAAACAGTATGCCTTATTACTTGAAACTGTTTGAACAACGGCTCAAGTGTTAA
- the LOC117299813 gene encoding uncharacterized protein LOC117299813 isoform X2, translated as MSDQTRVLLWTVPRTCSTILLKSLSNIPESQMICEIFSSAIMFGPDRAIPTYIPTEPIYEGIELDGNGLLKLPGSGFMSSICSFEWVKRQLEADYQGKKVIIAKEFANNVNGRYDAIPKGYRHVFLIRNPYKVFPSWKKMLLEFFGRKLTPEDHIFDRLPKELSHPEDAYKEVTELLQHIKESNLDTDPIIIDSDDLLQNPKELLSAVCSRYASSVNGLATKQVTDY; from the exons ATGAGTGATCAAACTCGAGTTCTACTTTGGACCGTACCACGGACCTGCTCCACAATACTTCTCAAGAGCTTGAGCAACATCCCTGAGTCTCAGATgatttgtgaaatattttctaGTGCAATCATGTTTGGCCCTGACAGAGCCATACCAACATATATTCCTACTGAGCCCATCTATGAAGGCATTGAGCTAGATGGCAACGGCTTATTGAAATTACCAGGGTCAGGGTTCATGAGTTCAATCTGCTCCTTTGAGTGGGTCAAGCGACAACTTGAGGCAGACTACCAGGGTAAAAAGGTCATCATTGCTAAAGAGTTTGCCAATAATGTAAATGGGAGATATGACGCCATTCCAAAGGGCTATCGACACGTATTCTTGATCAGAAATCCTTATAAGGTCTTCCCATCCTGGAAGAAAATGTTACTAGAATTCTTTGGCAGAAAGCTCACACCTGAGGACCATATATTCGATCGGTTACCCAAGGAGCTCAGCCACCCTGAAGATGCTTACAAGGAAGTGACTGAACTGTTGCAACACATCAAGGAAAGCAACTTGGATACAGATCCAATCATCATAGACTCTGATGATCTGCTTCAAAATCCCAAAGAGCTACTGTCAGCTGTTTGTTCAAGG TATGCATCATCTGTGAATGGTCTAGCTACAAAGCAGGTAACTGACTACTAG
- the LOC117299812 gene encoding branched-chain-amino-acid aminotransferase-like protein 1 — MSDQTRVLLWAIPRTCSSILLKSLSNIPDSQMIFELYSSANFYGPDRREQTTHPDRITHPEPTYEGIELDGNGLLKGPGSGFKSSICSFEWVKQQLEADYQSKKVIIAKELAHFFNRRYKLIPTGYQHVFLIRNPYKVFPSWKKLLIEFSELSGRKFELGDPVLDQFPEVTKPGVAYKEITNLWLHIKENNLDTDPIIIDSDDLLQNPKEILSAVFSRVGIPYSDSLLSWEAGVSVVDQWMVSGTHKKKIEHTETFKNFRNTTGFKKPVHESELPDLATFPPDVQRCIENSMPYYLKLFDQRLKC, encoded by the coding sequence ATGAGCGATCAAACTAGAGTTCTACTTTGGGCCATACCACGAACCTGCTCCTCAATACTTCTCAAGAGCTTGAGCAACATTCCCGATTCTCAGATGATCTTTGAACTCTATAGTTCTGCAAACTTTTATGGCCCAGATCGTAGAGAACAGACCACGCACCCAGACAGAATCACACATCCTGAACCCACATATGAAGGCATTGAGCTGGATGGCAATGGGTTATTGAAAGGACCAGGGTCAGGGTTCAAGAGTTCAATATGCTCCTTTGAGTGGGTCAAGCAACAACTTGAGGCGGATTACCAGAGTAAAAAGGTCATCATTGCTAAGGAACTGGCTCATTTTTTTAATCGGAGGTACAAACTCATTCCGACGGGCTATCAACACGTGTTCTTGATCAGAAATCCTTATAAGGTTTTCCCATCCTGGAAGAAGTTGCTAATAGAGTTTTCGGAACTAAGCGGCAGAAAGTTTGAACTTGGGGATCCTGTACTTGATCAATTCCCAGAAGTCACAAAACCTGGAGTGGCTTACAAGGAAATCACCAATCTGTGGCTTCACATCAAGGAAAACAACTTGGATACAGATCCCATCATCATAGACTCTGATGATCTGCTTCAAAATCCCAAAGAGATACTGTCAGCTGTTTTTTCAAGGGTAGGAATACCTTACAGCGACTCTCTTCTCTCCTGGGAAGCTGGAGTAAGTGTCGTAGATCAATGGATGGTAAGCGGCACACATAAGAAAAAGATTGAACACACAGAAACCTTCAAGAATTTCAGAAACACCACAGGTTTCAAAAAGCCAGTTCATGAAAGTGAACTTCCTGATTTGGCAACCTTTCCTCCTGATGTACAGCGCTGTATTGAAAACAGTATGCCTTACTACTTGAAACTGTTTGATCAGCGGCTCAAGTGTTAA